The Macrococcoides canis genome has a window encoding:
- a CDS encoding alpha-keto acid decarboxylase family protein, which translates to MKQRIGQYLIDALHVNGVDKIFGVPGDFTLAFLDDIIRHDSVEWVGNTNELNAAYAADGYARVNGLAAVSTTFGVGELSAVNGIAGSYAERVPVVKISGGPSSVAQKEGRYVHHSLGEGIFDSYSKMYAHITATTTILTVDNAVEEIDRVIHTALKEKRPVHIHLPIDVALTEIEIPHAPKVYTHESQNVDAYIQTVEKKLMSAKQPVIIAGHEINSFKLHEQLEQFVNKTNIPVAQLSLGKSAFNEENVHYLGIYDGKIAEESVREYVDNADVILNIGAKLTDSATAGFSYKFDTENIIYINQNDFKAGDVVSNNVSLIDLVNGLNSINYKNETEFPVYKRSDMQYDLNDSPLTQRNYFKMMNAFLEKDDILLAEQGTSFFGAYDLSLYKGNQFIGQPLWGSIGYTFPSLLGSQLADVNRRNILLIGDGSLQLTVQALSTMIRKDIKPIIFVINNDGYTVERLIHGMEEPYNDIQMWNYKQLPEVFGGKETVKVHDAKTSNELKTVMDNVQADKDHMHFIEVHMAVEDAPKKLIDIAKAFSDANK; encoded by the coding sequence ATGAAACAAAGAATCGGTCAATACTTAATCGATGCGCTTCATGTGAATGGTGTCGATAAAATTTTTGGAGTACCAGGAGACTTTACATTAGCATTCCTGGACGATATCATTCGTCATGACAGTGTAGAATGGGTAGGAAATACAAATGAACTTAATGCGGCTTATGCTGCTGACGGTTATGCGAGAGTCAACGGACTTGCTGCGGTAAGTACAACATTTGGTGTAGGAGAGCTAAGCGCAGTAAACGGGATTGCTGGAAGCTACGCTGAACGTGTGCCAGTAGTGAAAATATCAGGTGGCCCTTCATCTGTAGCGCAAAAAGAGGGACGCTACGTCCATCATTCACTTGGTGAAGGTATTTTTGATTCGTATTCAAAAATGTATGCACATATTACTGCAACGACAACAATACTCACTGTCGACAATGCAGTTGAAGAAATTGATCGCGTGATTCATACCGCACTGAAAGAAAAACGTCCTGTGCACATCCATCTACCAATAGATGTTGCTTTGACAGAAATCGAAATTCCTCATGCCCCTAAAGTGTACACACATGAATCACAAAATGTTGATGCATATATACAGACGGTAGAAAAGAAACTCATGTCTGCAAAACAACCCGTGATTATCGCAGGACATGAAATCAACAGCTTTAAACTGCACGAACAACTAGAACAGTTCGTAAATAAAACAAATATACCAGTTGCACAGCTTTCTCTTGGTAAATCTGCTTTTAATGAAGAAAATGTACATTATCTAGGAATTTATGACGGTAAGATCGCTGAAGAAAGTGTGAGAGAATATGTTGATAATGCAGATGTTATCTTAAATATCGGTGCAAAACTGACAGACTCAGCAACTGCTGGCTTCTCATACAAATTCGATACTGAAAATATTATCTATATTAACCAGAATGACTTTAAAGCTGGAGACGTTGTAAGCAATAATGTCTCACTTATCGACCTTGTCAATGGTCTGAACAGCATTAACTATAAAAACGAAACAGAATTCCCTGTATATAAACGTTCGGATATGCAGTATGATTTGAATGATTCACCATTAACACAACGCAACTACTTCAAAATGATGAATGCATTCTTGGAAAAAGATGATATTTTACTTGCAGAGCAAGGCACATCATTCTTTGGTGCTTATGATTTATCTCTGTATAAAGGAAACCAGTTTATAGGTCAGCCGTTATGGGGATCTATCGGTTATACATTCCCATCACTATTAGGATCTCAGCTTGCTGATGTTAATCGACGCAACATTCTGCTCATCGGTGACGGTTCATTACAATTAACTGTTCAGGCATTATCTACAATGATCAGAAAAGACATCAAACCGATCATCTTCGTAATCAATAACGATGGCTATACTGTTGAACGTCTGATACATGGTATGGAGGAGCCATACAACGATATTCAAATGTGGAACTACAAACAGTTACCAGAAGTCTTTGGTGGTAAAGAAACAGTTAAAGTCCACGATGCGAAGACTTCAAATGAACTAAAGACCGTTATGGATAACGTTCAAGCAGACAAAGATCATATGCACTTTATCGAAGTTCACATGGCTGTAGAAGATGCTCCTAAAAAATTAATCGATATTGCAAAAGCATTCTCTGATGCGAACAAATAA
- a CDS encoding DUF819 family protein — MKTLFAADDVMTLWAIIVIFSSLSIYLELRYKWAAKVSGAIIALIFALLLSNFKIIPTESIVYDQVWGFIIPLALPLLLFQIDIKAIWKESGRLLGIFLLSSVGTVAGTFAAFFLLKEHIPYLDKLSAMMSASYIGGGVNFAAMALKFDPPKDVISAAVVADNLMTAIFILTLMAIPTMRFFRMKFNTPHIDEVEGTHIAGHDDYFSRKEILLLDIALNFGAAFFIVAVSFKLSAFMTDILPKADGNILYEMFTGLVTDKYLILTTFTFVLLLLFPKFFKQLNGSNEFGTFLIYLFFFVLGIPASIPLIIQTAPLLLLFVFIIAMLNLVISLVAGKFIGADLEEILLASNANIGGPTTAAALAIAKGWHKLIGPILVVGTLGYIIGNYVGTAIGVFLGQYM, encoded by the coding sequence ATGAAGACACTTTTTGCGGCAGACGATGTCATGACGTTATGGGCGATCATTGTAATTTTCAGCAGTCTAAGTATTTATCTTGAATTAAGATATAAATGGGCAGCCAAAGTTTCAGGGGCTATTATTGCCTTAATCTTTGCACTGTTGCTATCTAATTTTAAAATTATTCCGACAGAATCTATTGTTTATGATCAAGTATGGGGTTTTATTATTCCTCTAGCTTTACCGTTATTATTATTTCAAATTGATATTAAAGCAATATGGAAAGAAAGTGGCCGATTACTCGGTATATTTCTATTAAGTTCTGTTGGAACGGTAGCTGGAACTTTTGCTGCATTCTTTTTACTAAAAGAACATATCCCTTATCTCGATAAACTGAGTGCGATGATGAGTGCAAGCTATATTGGTGGGGGCGTGAATTTTGCTGCGATGGCATTAAAGTTTGATCCACCTAAAGATGTAATATCAGCTGCAGTAGTTGCAGATAACTTAATGACAGCGATATTTATTTTGACATTAATGGCGATTCCTACAATGCGATTCTTTAGAATGAAATTTAATACGCCGCACATTGATGAAGTAGAAGGTACACATATTGCAGGCCACGATGATTATTTCAGTCGCAAAGAAATTTTGTTGCTTGATATTGCGTTAAATTTCGGTGCAGCATTTTTTATTGTAGCTGTATCATTTAAACTGTCAGCATTTATGACTGATATTTTGCCGAAAGCGGATGGCAATATTTTATATGAAATGTTTACAGGTCTAGTAACAGATAAATATTTAATCTTAACGACGTTTACATTTGTATTGCTATTACTCTTCCCTAAATTCTTTAAACAGTTAAATGGTAGTAATGAATTTGGAACGTTTCTTATATATCTTTTCTTCTTCGTATTAGGAATTCCAGCTTCAATACCTTTAATTATTCAGACAGCACCATTGCTATTATTGTTTGTGTTTATTATTGCGATGCTAAATCTTGTTATAAGTTTAGTTGCCGGTAAATTTATTGGAGCAGACTTAGAGGAAATATTACTTGCTAGTAATGCCAATATAGGAGGACCGACAACTGCAGCAGCGTTAGCCATTGCCAAAGGGTGGCACAAATTAATCGGACCGATTCTCGTTGTAGGTACACTCGGATATATTATCGGAAACTATGTTGGCACAGCGATTGGTGTATTTTTAGGACAGTATATGTAA
- a CDS encoding class I SAM-dependent methyltransferase produces the protein MHNIYDNDDFFSRYKEVRLNPTSYNEMIEVPRIKELLPNLYNKTILDIGCGMGQLVQYMLEQSPIQITGIDISSNMIQKAKENIQDQHVTFLNNDFMEFDSVADYDVIVSSLAFHYIEDYKGAVQKVYNHLKQDGVFIFSCEHPVATATRSDDLWSHVPDMYDHYKLDHYFESGVRITRWLQQDVMKYHRTMEELLNTLLEAGFRLERIVETGNTNLSLEFMNHVDIEKINHRPSFVIFKVVKE, from the coding sequence ATGCATAATATATATGATAACGACGATTTTTTTAGTCGTTACAAAGAGGTCAGGTTAAATCCAACGAGTTATAACGAAATGATAGAAGTACCGAGGATCAAAGAACTGCTGCCGAATCTGTATAATAAGACAATACTCGATATCGGTTGTGGAATGGGACAGCTCGTCCAGTATATGCTTGAGCAGTCGCCGATTCAGATCACGGGCATCGATATTTCTAGCAACATGATACAGAAAGCAAAGGAAAATATACAGGATCAGCATGTTACTTTCTTAAATAATGATTTTATGGAATTTGATTCTGTCGCGGATTATGATGTTATCGTTTCATCCCTTGCATTTCACTATATTGAAGATTATAAAGGTGCTGTTCAAAAGGTTTATAATCATTTGAAGCAAGATGGGGTGTTTATTTTCTCATGTGAGCATCCTGTAGCAACTGCAACGCGTTCAGATGATTTGTGGTCACATGTGCCTGATATGTATGATCATTATAAGCTGGATCATTACTTCGAAAGTGGGGTACGCATTACAAGGTGGTTACAGCAAGACGTGATGAAATATCATAGAACAATGGAGGAGCTGCTGAATACATTGCTTGAAGCGGGATTTAGATTAGAGCGTATCGTCGAAACTGGAAATACTAATTTGTCTCTTGAATTCATGAATCATGTTGATATAGAAAAAATTAATCATCGTCCATCATTTGTAATATTTAAAGTTGTGAAAGAATAA
- the pheT gene encoding phenylalanine--tRNA ligase subunit beta has protein sequence MLVSKEWLDEYVKVDVPVEALAEKITRSGIEIEEIIDYTKDIKNLVVGHVESIEKHPDADKLNVCQVNVGEEVKQIVCGAPNVAAGQTVIVCLPGGRLPGGVKIKKAKLRGVESNGMICSLGELGIPSNLIPEAYEKGIYVFTETITPGTDALAALSLDDKVMELGLTPNRSDCMSMVGSAFETSALYEEPLKLPETHINETSEQVSDFISIEIEDTSLSPYYAARVVKNVKIGPSPAYIQGRLIKAGIRPINNVVDVSNYVMLEYGQPLHMFDYDKIGSTTIKVRSAADGEKMTTLDDKARTLTAEDIVITNGTTPVALAGVMGGDFSEVTDSTVNVLIESAMFAPLNIRKTANRMNLRSESSSRFEKGVAAEFVLDALDRAAYLLQENAQGEVLNGVASAGTLPELTTSVQITTDDINHLIGFDISNTEIKNIFERLGFETKVDGDAFNVIVPSRRGDITIKEDLVEEVARIYGYDALPATLPETKTNKQVGLTDYQAKRRAVKALLQGLGLNQAITYALVSNEKSTQFALKEAETTALLMPMSEDHAVLRQSLLPHLIDVVSYNNARQMKDVAFYEIGNTFFKQDDILPSEEEHVAGIMTGLVTPTMHQGRKEQVDFFHVKGIVEAIADRLGLAFRYVRSGEPMLHPGRSADIYVDETKVGIIGQLHPTVEKENDLKETYVFELDLNALLSIHQGQIIYNMIPKFPGTSRDIALEVERKQDTGVLIEEILKVDSKYLKSAEVFDVYEGEHIAQDKKSVAIRMEFLNPEQTLTDEEIKPIYDAVIERLEAIGAKLRS, from the coding sequence ATGTTAGTAAGTAAAGAATGGTTAGATGAATATGTGAAAGTTGATGTTCCGGTAGAAGCGCTTGCTGAGAAGATTACGAGAAGCGGAATTGAGATTGAAGAAATTATTGACTATACGAAAGATATTAAGAACTTAGTAGTTGGACATGTAGAGTCGATTGAGAAGCATCCTGATGCGGATAAATTAAATGTCTGTCAGGTCAATGTTGGCGAAGAAGTGAAACAAATTGTCTGTGGTGCGCCGAACGTCGCAGCTGGTCAGACAGTAATCGTCTGCTTACCTGGAGGACGTCTGCCTGGTGGGGTTAAGATAAAAAAAGCGAAACTACGTGGAGTAGAATCTAACGGTATGATCTGTTCATTAGGTGAACTGGGTATCCCTTCTAACCTCATTCCAGAAGCGTACGAAAAAGGGATCTATGTATTTACAGAAACTATTACACCAGGTACAGATGCGCTTGCTGCATTATCGCTTGATGATAAAGTAATGGAACTCGGGTTAACACCGAACCGTAGCGACTGTATGAGCATGGTTGGTTCTGCATTTGAAACAAGTGCATTATATGAAGAGCCATTAAAGTTACCTGAAACGCATATTAATGAGACGAGTGAACAAGTATCAGACTTTATCAGTATTGAAATTGAAGATACATCGTTATCACCGTATTATGCTGCACGTGTCGTTAAGAACGTGAAGATCGGCCCATCCCCTGCATATATTCAGGGTCGATTAATTAAAGCAGGTATCCGACCGATTAATAACGTTGTCGATGTATCGAATTACGTTATGCTGGAATATGGTCAGCCGCTGCATATGTTTGACTATGATAAGATTGGCAGCACGACGATTAAAGTACGTTCAGCAGCTGATGGCGAAAAGATGACGACTTTAGACGATAAAGCGCGTACATTAACTGCAGAAGACATCGTGATTACAAACGGTACAACACCAGTAGCGCTTGCTGGCGTTATGGGAGGAGATTTCTCTGAAGTAACGGATAGTACGGTGAATGTGTTGATTGAGTCTGCAATGTTTGCACCGCTTAATATCCGAAAAACTGCGAACCGTATGAACTTACGCTCTGAATCATCAAGCCGCTTTGAAAAAGGGGTTGCAGCAGAATTTGTACTTGATGCTTTAGACCGTGCAGCGTATCTGCTGCAGGAAAATGCGCAAGGAGAAGTACTAAATGGTGTCGCTTCAGCTGGGACATTACCGGAGCTTACAACGAGCGTACAGATAACAACGGATGATATTAATCATTTGATTGGATTTGATATCTCTAATACAGAAATCAAAAATATATTCGAACGTCTTGGCTTTGAAACGAAGGTAGATGGTGACGCATTCAACGTTATCGTACCGTCCCGCCGTGGCGATATTACAATTAAAGAAGATTTAGTTGAAGAGGTCGCACGTATTTATGGGTATGATGCATTACCTGCGACATTACCGGAAACGAAGACGAATAAACAAGTCGGACTGACTGATTATCAGGCGAAACGTCGTGCAGTGAAAGCGTTGCTTCAAGGATTAGGATTAAATCAGGCAATTACCTACGCACTTGTCTCAAATGAAAAATCAACACAGTTCGCATTAAAAGAAGCTGAAACGACAGCACTCTTAATGCCGATGAGTGAAGATCATGCGGTACTACGTCAGTCGTTACTGCCACACTTAATTGATGTTGTCAGCTACAATAATGCACGTCAAATGAAAGATGTCGCATTCTATGAAATTGGGAATACATTCTTTAAACAAGACGACATATTACCATCGGAAGAAGAACATGTCGCCGGGATTATGACAGGTCTTGTCACGCCAACGATGCATCAAGGGAGGAAAGAACAAGTCGACTTCTTCCATGTGAAAGGAATCGTAGAAGCGATAGCTGATAGATTAGGTCTAGCGTTCCGTTATGTAAGAAGCGGTGAGCCGATGCTGCATCCTGGTCGTAGTGCAGACATTTATGTGGATGAAACAAAAGTCGGTATTATCGGTCAGTTGCATCCTACAGTAGAAAAAGAGAACGATCTAAAAGAAACATATGTATTTGAACTGGACTTAAATGCATTGCTTTCAATTCATCAAGGACAGATTATCTACAACATGATTCCGAAGTTCCCTGGAACAAGTCGTGATATTGCGCTTGAAGTTGAACGTAAACAAGATACAGGTGTACTGATTGAAGAAATCCTTAAAGTAGATTCTAAATATTTAAAATCAGCAGAAGTATTCGATGTTTATGAAGGTGAACATATTGCACAAGATAAGAAATCTGTTGCGATTCGTATGGAATTCTTAAATCCTGAACAGACGTTGACGGATGAGGAGATTAAGCCGATATATGATGCGGTCATCGAAAGATTAGAAGCAATTGGTGCCAAACTTAGAAGTTAA
- the pheS gene encoding phenylalanine--tRNA ligase subunit alpha, with translation MELKERLQALKSEAVDKVSQITDKKALQDIKVSYIGKKGVITGLMKEMKSLPNEEKPMFGQLVNDAKQTVESAIAEVEARIEAELVNKRLESETIDITLPGKKLSSGSSHPLDRIVEDIEDLFIGLGYEIVEGFEVESDHYNFEALNLPKSHPARDMQDSFYISEEVLMRTHTSPVQARTLESRNGEGPVKIICPGKVYRRDSDDATHSHQFTQIEGLVVDENIKMSDLKGTLEYFAKKMFGEDREIRLRPSFFPFTEPSVEVDISCFKCKGKGCNVCKGTGWIEILGAGMVHPNVLEMAGFDSNKYSGFAFGMGPDRIAMLKYGIEDIRHFYTNDLRFIRQFLRLEDGGEPNVSK, from the coding sequence ATGGAACTTAAAGAAAGATTACAGGCGTTAAAGTCTGAGGCAGTGGACAAAGTAAGTCAGATTACAGATAAGAAAGCATTACAAGATATTAAAGTTTCTTACATCGGTAAAAAAGGTGTGATCACTGGGTTGATGAAGGAGATGAAATCATTACCGAATGAAGAGAAACCGATGTTTGGCCAGCTTGTAAATGATGCAAAGCAAACTGTAGAAAGTGCAATTGCAGAAGTTGAAGCACGTATTGAAGCTGAACTTGTGAACAAACGTCTTGAAAGTGAAACCATTGATATTACGTTGCCGGGTAAAAAGTTAAGTTCAGGAAGCAGTCATCCACTCGACCGTATCGTTGAGGATATTGAAGATTTATTCATCGGTCTAGGCTATGAAATTGTAGAAGGGTTCGAAGTAGAAAGCGATCATTATAACTTTGAAGCACTTAATCTTCCAAAATCTCACCCTGCACGTGATATGCAGGATAGTTTCTATATTTCTGAAGAAGTATTGATGCGAACGCATACATCTCCTGTACAGGCGCGTACATTAGAGTCGCGTAATGGTGAAGGGCCAGTAAAGATTATCTGTCCAGGGAAAGTGTACCGTCGTGACTCGGATGATGCGACGCATTCACATCAATTCACTCAAATCGAAGGGTTAGTTGTAGACGAGAACATTAAGATGAGTGACCTTAAAGGAACACTTGAATACTTTGCGAAGAAGATGTTCGGTGAAGATCGTGAAATTCGTCTGCGTCCAAGCTTCTTCCCGTTTACTGAGCCTTCTGTTGAAGTTGATATTTCATGCTTCAAATGTAAAGGTAAGGGATGTAACGTATGTAAGGGGACAGGATGGATTGAAATTCTTGGTGCCGGTATGGTCCACCCGAACGTTTTAGAGATGGCTGGTTTTGATTCTAATAAATATTCTGGATTCGCATTCGGTATGGGACCAGATCGTATCGCTATGTTAAAGTATGGTATTGAAGATATTCGTCATTTCTATACGAATGATCTAAGATTTATTCGTCAGTTTTTACGTTTAGAAGATGGAGGAGAACCGAATGTTAGTAAGTAA
- a CDS encoding LPXTG cell wall anchor domain-containing protein: MKTKKIISTIVAVSLMTFPAQTFAETTQASKIDALKNEIETHHNEIEQNVNTLSEEVKANKENLQELKENTAKAHEAIQAKTEAISPSENHSNLNEKIENAKKQLPATDLPRTQPPEINANKLVSEIDGEAISLSDKWLNNENMDTLLKLETLKYQQEISELEYRTKVLKVLNETLSNYLNDSDRLHFNFNDLLSHGFNTDELDQKYQSRLNNLSALKDAGKLTQRDYNGKVFDLLHDHLQEGNRKLTALNNELGKNDISDSLASGFVNNLSAPVKAEPMSIQSNTNTLPESGEAASKPLMAAAVVILITGALILYRSRKKK, translated from the coding sequence ATGAAAACCAAAAAAATAATATCGACGATTGTTGCTGTCTCACTCATGACGTTTCCTGCTCAGACATTTGCAGAAACAACGCAAGCTTCAAAAATTGATGCATTAAAAAATGAAATTGAAACCCATCATAACGAAATCGAGCAAAACGTCAATACACTATCTGAAGAAGTTAAAGCAAATAAGGAAAATCTTCAAGAATTAAAAGAGAATACAGCTAAGGCACATGAAGCGATACAAGCTAAAACGGAAGCCATTTCACCATCAGAAAACCATTCAAATTTAAACGAAAAAATTGAGAATGCGAAAAAGCAGCTGCCAGCAACTGATCTTCCGCGCACTCAGCCACCTGAAATTAATGCTAATAAACTTGTATCTGAAATAGATGGAGAAGCAATCTCGCTTTCTGACAAATGGCTGAACAATGAAAATATGGATACACTATTAAAGTTAGAAACTTTAAAGTATCAACAGGAAATTAGCGAACTCGAATATAGAACGAAAGTCCTTAAAGTACTTAATGAGACATTGAGCAACTATTTGAATGATTCAGATCGCTTACACTTTAACTTTAACGATTTATTATCTCATGGATTTAACACAGACGAGCTTGATCAAAAATATCAATCAAGATTAAATAATCTCTCAGCATTAAAAGATGCAGGAAAGCTCACTCAACGCGACTATAACGGAAAAGTTTTCGACCTCCTTCACGATCATCTTCAGGAAGGGAACCGAAAACTCACTGCACTGAATAATGAACTTGGTAAAAATGATATCAGTGACTCGCTTGCGAGTGGATTTGTCAACAACTTATCAGCTCCTGTAAAAGCAGAGCCTATGAGTATACAGTCAAATACAAATACATTACCAGAATCAGGTGAAGCTGCAAGTAAACCATTGATGGCAGCTGCGGTTGTTATACTAATCACTGGTGCATTGATACTGTATCGTTCACGCAAGAAGAAATAG
- a CDS encoding MOSC domain-containing protein has translation MQYEVKRICIGQVEKKLFNGKVTKTAYYKYPIELPTLLTTTGFVGDHQVYKAHGGVNKAVCLYDFNDYALWSDYMDIDTEFSLFGENITTVGLDKDTICIGDTFKLGEAVIQVTEGRGPCNTIAQVHNVPNIVKMMAASRATGCYFRVLIEGVVAPDSKLELVKKDDTGFTLHEFNELVYGDKHNKTLIEKALKVDALPEEHKEKFAKRL, from the coding sequence ATGCAATACGAAGTGAAAAGAATTTGTATTGGTCAAGTTGAAAAGAAGTTGTTTAATGGTAAGGTAACAAAAACAGCTTATTATAAATATCCTATTGAATTGCCGACATTACTTACAACAACTGGTTTTGTAGGAGATCATCAAGTGTATAAAGCACATGGTGGTGTGAATAAAGCTGTATGTTTATATGATTTTAATGACTATGCTTTATGGTCAGATTACATGGATATAGATACTGAATTTAGTTTGTTTGGTGAGAATATTACTACTGTTGGACTGGATAAAGATACGATTTGTATTGGCGATACATTTAAATTAGGTGAAGCGGTCATTCAAGTTACCGAAGGGCGTGGACCATGTAATACGATAGCACAAGTTCATAATGTTCCTAATATTGTAAAGATGATGGCTGCTAGTCGAGCAACTGGCTGTTATTTTAGAGTACTTATTGAAGGCGTAGTTGCACCAGATAGTAAGTTAGAGCTTGTGAAGAAAGATGATACTGGATTTACTTTACATGAGTTTAATGAATTAGTTTACGGTGATAAGCATAATAAAACGCTAATTGAAAAAGCATTAAAAGTTGATGCTTTACCCGAAGAACACAAAGAAAAGTTTGCGAAACGTTTATAA
- a CDS encoding MarR family winged helix-turn-helix transcriptional regulator: MYKDKDYEHMLFYFAYKTFIGAADEIIEQHGMLRQHHRFLFFICKKPGITMKELLTVLEISKQGSQSTLKVLKEKALITEQPSPQDKRLKELFPTQKGIQLIDTLNEAQRHLIETTFKDAGNQWIDVMESLAEMRPGFSLIKEEGQ; encoded by the coding sequence ATGTATAAGGATAAAGATTATGAACATATGTTATTTTACTTTGCATATAAGACGTTCATCGGTGCAGCAGATGAAATTATTGAACAGCATGGGATGTTGAGACAGCATCATCGATTTCTGTTTTTTATTTGTAAGAAACCAGGTATCACCATGAAAGAACTGCTTACTGTACTTGAGATTTCTAAACAAGGTTCTCAAAGTACGCTGAAAGTATTAAAAGAAAAAGCGCTGATTACTGAACAACCATCACCTCAGGATAAACGTCTGAAAGAACTCTTTCCTACACAAAAAGGGATACAGCTGATAGATACGTTGAACGAAGCACAGCGTCATCTGATTGAAACAACATTTAAAGATGCCGGCAATCAGTGGATTGATGTGATGGAATCATTAGCAGAAATGAGACCAGGATTCTCATTGATAAAGGAAGAGGGACAATAA
- a CDS encoding nuclease-related domain-containing protein, giving the protein MVKKPKALMLEEALYRRLAGYTFSDDYYYVNSGYEGEILFLQKFPIKDCHLQLFNITLQVDNTKFEIDRAIITGDGIYAFDVKNYGKGYEIINNDWYKNKNIIKNPMTQYNGMKNGLNTIAKLMTLPHDIYCYTVFIKKEFNINQKLEGILLYNEIHQTFRKIHNDKPVSQLDKKLLTHIESNHIPLTFHNRRPQFDIRDIEPGLKCMNCNSSILKLENNARTIVCSSCLSKTTKIELIHNNLIDLDIIFARPFNTKEAHKWIGTDYRNITLRVLNQYFIRTENDEYYYKYNC; this is encoded by the coding sequence GTGGTAAAAAAACCGAAAGCATTGATGTTGGAGGAAGCGTTGTATCGTAGATTAGCTGGTTATACATTTTCTGATGATTACTATTATGTCAATAGCGGTTATGAAGGTGAAATTCTTTTTTTACAGAAATTCCCGATAAAGGACTGTCACTTACAACTCTTTAATATCACCCTACAAGTCGATAACACTAAATTTGAAATCGATCGCGCTATAATAACTGGTGACGGTATTTATGCATTCGACGTTAAGAATTATGGAAAGGGATACGAAATCATAAATAATGACTGGTACAAAAATAAAAATATTATCAAAAATCCTATGACACAATATAACGGGATGAAAAACGGTCTAAATACAATTGCCAAACTAATGACATTGCCACACGACATATACTGCTATACTGTATTTATAAAAAAGGAATTCAATATAAATCAGAAATTAGAAGGTATCCTTTTATATAATGAAATACATCAGACTTTCAGAAAGATACATAATGATAAACCTGTATCACAATTAGATAAAAAGTTATTAACACATATTGAAAGTAATCATATTCCATTAACATTTCATAATCGAAGACCACAATTTGATATAAGGGATATTGAACCTGGATTAAAATGTATGAATTGCAATTCATCAATATTGAAACTTGAGAATAATGCTAGAACAATAGTATGCAGCAGTTGTCTCAGTAAAACGACTAAGATCGAACTTATACATAATAATTTAATCGACCTTGATATTATTTTTGCAAGACCGTTCAACACAAAAGAAGCACACAAATGGATAGGCACCGACTATAGAAATATAACTTTACGAGTATTAAATCAATATTTTATAAGAACTGAAAATGATGAATATTACTATAAGTATAATTGCTGA
- a CDS encoding TrmH family RNA methyltransferase codes for MELIESIQNQKIKQIAKLHNRKDRKKMQQFIIEGEHLVEEAVNSKVDIEMILTVNPDRLTEAMVAGSKQQYEITFKVAEKLSQTEAPQGIYAVCNMKDGKEAELNRVIYLDRIQDPGNVGTIIRTADAAGVDAVIIAKGTVDIYNDKVLRASQGSVFHIPVLEMDFEEARSKFSGTIYGTSLDEARDYKEIIPSENFMIVLGNEGQGVSPEILSATDENLYVPIHGQAESLNVAVCAGILMYHFVK; via the coding sequence ATGGAACTAATTGAATCGATACAAAACCAGAAAATCAAGCAGATAGCTAAACTGCACAATAGAAAAGATAGAAAAAAGATGCAGCAGTTTATAATTGAAGGAGAACATCTCGTTGAAGAAGCAGTAAATAGTAAAGTTGATATTGAAATGATTCTTACTGTTAATCCGGATCGATTGACAGAAGCTATGGTTGCGGGCAGCAAACAGCAGTATGAGATTACTTTTAAAGTTGCTGAGAAGTTATCCCAGACAGAAGCACCACAAGGAATATACGCTGTATGCAATATGAAAGATGGGAAAGAGGCTGAGCTGAACCGTGTTATTTATTTAGACCGTATTCAGGATCCAGGGAACGTTGGAACGATTATTCGTACAGCAGATGCGGCAGGAGTGGACGCTGTAATTATTGCAAAAGGGACTGTTGATATTTATAACGACAAAGTTCTACGCGCATCTCAAGGCAGTGTGTTCCATATACCAGTACTTGAGATGGACTTTGAAGAAGCAAGATCGAAGTTTAGCGGTACAATCTATGGCACGAGTTTAGATGAAGCACGTGATTATAAGGAAATCATTCCAAGTGAAAATTTTATGATTGTATTAGGAAATGAAGGGCAAGGTGTGAGCCCAGAAATCCTATCTGCTACAGATGAAAACTTATACGTACCGATTCACGGTCAAGCCGAAAGTTTAAATGTTGCCGTTTGTGCAGGCATACTGATGTATCATTTTGTAAAGTAG